The following are encoded in a window of Haladaptatus sp. R4 genomic DNA:
- a CDS encoding IclR family transcriptional regulator has product MDDGGQTSMVSAPKKTFALITTMANRGGTVGISELADALGFTRSTTYKHLATLRELGYVEKDGVEYSLSYRFLEIGSRIQYDSDLYRAGRPAIDRLATTTDETVSLVVKQGSSAIDLYQSTDTPSKSELTDRYLHCTAAGKAILARLSPTEIDAILDDVGLPERTDNTITDRDRLERELDGIRERGIAIERGEQHPERNGIAVALNTTATSPLCTWRGTLID; this is encoded by the coding sequence ATGGATGATGGTGGCCAGACATCGATGGTTTCGGCGCCGAAGAAGACGTTCGCCCTGATTACGACGATGGCGAACCGCGGTGGAACCGTCGGGATTTCCGAACTCGCCGACGCGTTGGGATTCACCAGAAGCACCACGTACAAACACCTGGCGACGCTGCGGGAGTTGGGATACGTCGAGAAGGACGGGGTCGAATACTCCCTTTCGTACCGCTTCCTCGAAATCGGTTCCCGAATCCAGTACGATTCCGACCTCTATCGCGCCGGACGGCCCGCCATCGACCGACTGGCGACGACCACCGACGAGACGGTCAGCCTCGTCGTCAAACAGGGATCGTCGGCCATCGACCTCTACCAGTCCACGGACACCCCGTCGAAATCCGAACTCACCGACCGCTATCTCCACTGTACCGCCGCGGGAAAGGCCATCCTCGCGCGTCTCTCGCCGACGGAAATCGACGCGATACTCGACGACGTCGGACTCCCCGAGCGGACGGACAACACCATCACCGACCGGGACCGACTCGAACGCGAACTGGACGGTATCCGCGAGCGCGGCATCGCCATCGAGCGGGGCGAACAGCACCCCGAGCGAAACGGCATCGCCGTCGCGCTGAACACGACGGCGACGTCGCCGCTGTGTACGTGGCGGGGCACGCTGATCGATTGA
- a CDS encoding glycosyl hydrolase family 18 protein: MTSYDWTFGDGSSATGQSVTHSYGSAGNYTVTLTVTDDSGATGSATKTVTVADGGTSLDQRVTGYYMQWSQWDRDYYPGDIPVDKVSHVNYAFLTVEQDGTVDYIQESAAMNVLQPKSWQDWTGFDSLVDDPNTKFLFSIGGWSDSTHFSDAANTQANRERFASTAIDIMQENDFDGIDIDWEYPGGGGKSGNVVRDGDKARFTKLLQEVRSQLDDAEAADGKEYLLTAAMSADPDKAEGLDHAANAEALDYASVMAYDYHGAFDDYTNHDAPLYAKSNDPSPRASDFNVNASMNYWANTAFDASQLSMGMPFYGRSFANVTSSTNDGLYQSFDGAASGTWGQDNGVKEFWDINQNLEPSSAYDYYWDDTAKVPWLYSPSKDIFITYDNEQSIGAKTDYAVDNDFGGVMFWAFANDKNEVLLDAMLDHL; the protein is encoded by the coding sequence GTGACGTCCTACGACTGGACGTTCGGCGACGGCAGCAGCGCGACTGGCCAAAGCGTCACGCACAGCTACGGCAGCGCCGGTAACTACACCGTCACGCTGACCGTGACCGACGATTCGGGCGCGACCGGTTCCGCGACGAAGACCGTCACCGTCGCCGACGGCGGAACGTCGCTCGACCAACGCGTCACGGGCTACTACATGCAGTGGTCCCAATGGGACCGGGACTACTATCCGGGCGACATCCCGGTGGACAAGGTGTCGCACGTCAACTACGCGTTCCTGACGGTCGAACAGGACGGCACCGTGGACTACATTCAGGAGAGCGCGGCGATGAACGTTCTCCAACCGAAGTCGTGGCAGGACTGGACCGGCTTCGACAGCCTCGTGGACGACCCGAACACGAAGTTCCTGTTCTCCATCGGCGGATGGAGCGATTCGACGCATTTCTCCGATGCGGCCAACACGCAGGCGAACCGCGAGCGGTTCGCGAGTACGGCCATCGACATCATGCAGGAGAACGATTTCGACGGCATCGACATCGACTGGGAGTATCCGGGCGGCGGCGGCAAATCCGGAAACGTCGTCCGCGACGGTGACAAGGCGCGGTTCACGAAGCTCCTGCAGGAAGTCCGCTCGCAACTCGACGACGCCGAGGCGGCGGACGGTAAGGAGTACCTCCTGACCGCGGCGATGTCCGCCGACCCCGACAAGGCGGAGGGTCTGGACCACGCGGCGAACGCGGAGGCGCTCGATTACGCGAGCGTCATGGCCTACGACTACCACGGCGCGTTCGACGACTACACCAACCACGACGCGCCGCTGTACGCCAAGTCGAACGACCCGTCGCCGCGGGCGTCGGACTTCAACGTCAACGCTTCGATGAACTACTGGGCCAACACGGCGTTCGACGCGTCACAGCTCTCGATGGGGATGCCGTTCTACGGCCGGAGCTTCGCCAACGTCACGAGCAGCACGAACGACGGGCTGTACCAGTCGTTCGACGGCGCCGCCAGCGGAACGTGGGGGCAGGACAACGGCGTCAAGGAGTTCTGGGACATCAATCAGAACCTCGAACCGAGTTCGGCGTACGACTACTACTGGGACGACACGGCGAAGGTCCCGTGGCTCTACTCGCCGTCGAAGGACATCTTCATCACCTACGACAACGAGCAGTCCATCGGTGCCAAGACCGATTACGCCGTGGACAACGACTTCGGCGGGGTGATGTTCTGGGCGTTCGCCAACGACAAGAACGAGGTGCTGCTGGACGCGATGCTCGACCATCTCTAG
- a CDS encoding PKD domain-containing protein — MKYTRRRLLRDASALSALAIGASGLGSAADCSSYSAWQSDTAYTDGDRVVYNDALWEAQWWTQANEPEMSDSVWVKVGPCDGSGGDGGDGGDGGTSNSAPTASFSASSLFPAPGESVSFDASDSSDSDGSVASYDWTFGDGASGSGGSVSHSYGSDGDYTVTLTVTDDDGATGTATRTISVGTTSSSGSTAFAPYNDMSVKSGTTLTDIYGQASNDTVTAAFVLSDGSGNAAWGGSVNKLVGEAGYGSEIQSYQDAGGTVIVSFGGAMGTMIAQDTTDVSKIRSEYEKVMDTYGVTHLDFDIESVNTDAVDRRNQALSQLQSDRPDLSVSYTLRCKTTGLTSHGKDILNNAVSHGVDVDIVNIMTMDYGWVEPSASTIEDSANGTHDDIVEIFSGVSSSEAWGMVGITPMIGANDAGGTHHLDDAQQVASFVVEKGIGRVAFWSIDRDNGGCPDGTVWATCSGIAQDPYEFSNIYNQVQ; from the coding sequence ATGAAATACACTCGCAGACGACTACTGAGGGATGCATCGGCACTTTCGGCATTGGCGATAGGAGCAAGCGGGCTCGGGTCGGCGGCCGACTGTAGCAGCTATTCGGCGTGGCAATCGGATACGGCGTACACGGACGGCGACCGTGTCGTCTACAACGACGCGCTCTGGGAAGCCCAGTGGTGGACGCAAGCCAACGAACCCGAGATGAGCGACTCCGTCTGGGTGAAGGTTGGTCCGTGCGACGGGAGCGGCGGCGACGGTGGCGACGGTGGCGACGGCGGAACCAGCAATAGTGCGCCGACCGCCTCGTTCAGCGCGTCCTCGCTGTTCCCCGCTCCGGGCGAGTCGGTGAGCTTCGACGCGAGCGACTCCTCGGATTCGGACGGGTCGGTGGCGTCCTACGATTGGACGTTCGGCGACGGCGCGTCCGGGTCGGGTGGGTCGGTAAGCCACTCGTACGGATCGGACGGGGATTACACCGTGACGCTGACCGTCACCGACGACGACGGGGCGACGGGAACCGCCACCCGGACGATATCGGTCGGAACGACGAGTTCGAGCGGGAGTACGGCGTTCGCGCCGTACAACGACATGAGCGTCAAATCGGGCACCACGCTGACGGACATCTACGGGCAGGCGAGCAACGACACCGTCACGGCGGCGTTCGTCCTCTCGGACGGCAGCGGTAACGCCGCGTGGGGTGGTTCGGTCAACAAACTCGTCGGCGAAGCCGGATACGGGTCGGAAATCCAGTCGTATCAGGACGCGGGCGGCACGGTCATCGTCTCGTTCGGCGGCGCGATGGGGACGATGATAGCGCAGGACACCACCGACGTTTCGAAGATACGATCGGAGTACGAGAAGGTGATGGACACCTACGGCGTCACGCATCTCGATTTCGACATCGAGTCGGTGAACACGGACGCAGTGGACCGGCGCAATCAGGCGCTGAGTCAACTCCAGTCGGATCGACCGGATCTCAGCGTGTCCTACACGCTCCGCTGTAAAACGACCGGGCTGACCAGCCACGGGAAGGACATCCTGAACAACGCGGTGAGTCACGGCGTGGACGTCGACATCGTCAACATCATGACGATGGATTACGGCTGGGTCGAACCGAGCGCGAGCACCATCGAGGATTCGGCCAACGGCACGCACGACGACATCGTGGAGATATTCTCCGGGGTGTCGTCCAGCGAGGCGTGGGGAATGGTCGGCATCACGCCGATGATCGGAGCCAACGACGCCGGTGGCACCCATCACCTTGACGACGCACAACAGGTCGCCTCGTTCGTCGTGGAGAAGGGCATCGGGCGCGTGGCGTTCTGGTCCATCGACCGCGACAACGGCGGGTGTCCCGACGGGACGGTGTGGGCCACCTGTAGCGGAATCGCACAGGACCCGTACGAGTTCTCGAACATCTACAATCAGGTGCAGTGA
- a CDS encoding carbohydrate-binding protein, protein MKQTRRNVLRKVSALSALTLGASGLATAADCSGYSDWQSDVAYTDGDRVVYDGALWEAQWWTQANEPETSDSVWVKVGPCDGSGGDGGDGGDGNTAPTASFTANPISPAPGETATFDASGSPTRTGP, encoded by the coding sequence ATGAAACAAACGCGACGCAACGTATTACGCAAGGTATCGGCACTTTCAGCGCTGACGCTCGGCGCGAGCGGGCTGGCGACGGCGGCGGACTGCAGCGGTTACTCCGACTGGCAGTCGGACGTCGCCTACACGGACGGCGACCGCGTCGTCTACGACGGCGCGCTCTGGGAGGCCCAATGGTGGACGCAAGCCAACGAACCCGAGACGAGCGACTCCGTCTGGGTGAAGGTCGGCCCGTGCGACGGGAGCGGCGGTGACGGTGGCGACGGCGGGGACGGCAACACTGCGCCGACCGCCTCGTTTACCGCGAACCCGATTTCACCCGCGCCGGGTGAGACGGCCACGTTCGACGCCTCGGGGTCTCCGACTCGGACGGGTCCGTGA
- a CDS encoding M81 family metallopeptidase yields MQVAVGAISHETNTFADGRTGLETFSTTTGADLLTTEHVGRSIRGIVDELERAGVDILPTVGASALPAPTVEASAFEWMRYELVSRLDGEPVDGVCLDLHGSMYVEGEPDPEGALLEAVRAVVGEDVPITAALDMHATITERMVATLDGVAGYRTAPHTDVTETGTRAAKLLLADLRGDASLTLGWERLPMLLAGEQSESEFEPMRSLVAALRDADERDGIHDANFFLGFPWADSPNAGCHALVTGDAAAPESLTEATTELARAFWRKRREFDFSTDAYDPAVALESATHDRRRPVVISDTGDIPGAGASEDTTNLLSKMRERSDLGPSLFAVVADDASYEQCYTAGEGRSVRLDLGRNVPENMPLTADGTVSKLVEFDGGGTALVSLDGGVDVVVADTRTNLHRDPTFLHRFDAAPDDYDCVVLKSGYLSPAWKAVAARELFALTPGDTNQLLADLPYEEIPRPTFPLDEDAEMGTEKRRELTRFAGRSRPCRPLFHSLFVFARLSVLSLPVRFLPPCAFSLSLSALSLFPAQSSSSSNWWNTSAYAAAFDLCSAQKLSRPMSLLSAQSSTCWAVSVVNPDSATFGVTPSISQRSASDLFG; encoded by the coding sequence ATGCAAGTTGCCGTCGGTGCCATCAGCCACGAAACGAACACGTTCGCGGACGGGCGGACCGGACTCGAAACGTTCTCGACCACGACGGGTGCCGACCTCCTGACGACGGAGCACGTCGGCCGCTCGATCCGTGGCATCGTGGATGAACTCGAACGCGCGGGCGTCGATATCCTCCCGACGGTGGGCGCGAGCGCGCTTCCGGCCCCGACCGTCGAGGCGAGCGCGTTCGAGTGGATGCGGTACGAACTCGTCTCTAGACTCGACGGCGAACCCGTGGACGGCGTCTGTCTCGACCTGCACGGCTCGATGTACGTCGAGGGGGAACCCGACCCCGAAGGCGCGCTGCTCGAAGCGGTCCGCGCGGTGGTCGGCGAGGACGTTCCGATCACGGCGGCGCTCGACATGCACGCCACCATCACCGAGCGAATGGTCGCCACCCTCGACGGCGTCGCGGGGTATCGCACCGCGCCGCACACCGACGTCACGGAGACGGGAACGCGGGCCGCGAAGCTCCTGCTCGCCGACCTGCGCGGGGACGCCTCGCTCACGCTCGGCTGGGAACGACTGCCGATGCTCCTCGCCGGGGAGCAGTCCGAATCGGAATTCGAACCGATGCGCTCGCTCGTCGCGGCGCTCCGCGACGCTGACGAGCGGGACGGCATCCACGACGCGAACTTCTTTCTCGGATTTCCGTGGGCCGACTCCCCGAACGCTGGCTGCCACGCGCTCGTGACCGGCGACGCCGCCGCGCCCGAATCCCTCACCGAAGCGACGACCGAACTCGCGCGGGCGTTCTGGCGGAAACGCCGCGAGTTCGACTTCTCGACCGACGCCTACGACCCGGCCGTCGCCCTCGAATCGGCAACGCACGACCGACGCCGACCGGTCGTTATCTCCGACACGGGCGACATCCCCGGCGCGGGCGCGTCCGAGGACACGACGAACCTCCTATCGAAGATGCGCGAGCGCTCGGACCTCGGGCCGTCGCTGTTCGCCGTCGTCGCGGACGATGCGAGCTACGAGCAATGCTACACCGCTGGTGAAGGCCGATCAGTCCGACTCGACCTCGGCCGGAACGTTCCCGAAAACATGCCGCTCACGGCGGACGGAACCGTGTCGAAATTGGTCGAATTCGACGGGGGCGGAACCGCCCTCGTTTCGCTGGACGGCGGCGTGGACGTGGTCGTGGCCGACACGCGGACGAACCTGCACCGCGACCCCACGTTCCTCCACCGGTTCGACGCCGCCCCGGACGACTACGACTGCGTCGTCCTGAAAAGCGGTTACTTGAGTCCCGCGTGGAAAGCCGTCGCGGCGCGGGAACTGTTCGCGCTCACGCCCGGCGACACGAACCAGTTGCTCGCCGATCTGCCGTACGAAGAAATCCCGCGTCCGACGTTCCCGCTGGACGAGGACGCGGAGATGGGAACCGAAAAACGGCGAGAACTGACCCGCTTTGCGGGCCGTTCTCGCCCCTGTCGTCCGCTTTTTCACTCCCTGTTCGTTTTCGCTCGCCTATCCGTTCTCTCCCTCCCTGTTCGTTTTCTCCCTCCTTGTGCGTTTTCGCTCTCCTTGTCCGCTCTTTCTCTCTTTCCCGCTCAGTCCTCGTCGTCCTCGAACTGGTGGAACACGTCGGCGTACGCCGCCGCGTTCGATTTGTGCAGCGCCCAGAAGCTCAGCAGGCCGATGTCCTTGCTCTCGGCCCAATCGAGCACCTGCTGGGCGGTGTCGGTCGTGAACCCAGACTCGGCCACGTTCGGCGTCACGCCGAGCATCTCCCAGCGTTCGGCTTCGGACTTGTTCGGGTAG
- a CDS encoding FAD-dependent oxidoreductase, whose amino-acid sequence MTADHYPVVVGGGTAGGIGAAVRAARNGAETLLVTYNQHLGGMMAGGLSYTDTLIKKPRAPLLDEFFSTVREHYRSEYGPDSEQYEFCEDGYICEPHIAESIFEEFVADEPNLTVRRGYRPTAVTRNGSMLESVTFESFDDDSTFEVSGSTFVEATYEGDLMAAAGTAYRVGRESRAEFNEQFAGRLFTGIRGDRFYPRAAVGDGDDTASMDRRGPLHVPTDKQQGRLDIVPHPAGLTEIYPGSTGEGDDAIQAYNYRLCLSRNPETRRLPEKPDEYDREEYLEELDEMVEAGVRRYLLLRYLPNDKADMNAADLPGENHDYPDSDWERRNEIARRHKNHALGLLYFLQNDDAVPEELRSDAREWGLATDEFTDTDNFPWQLYVREARRLEGRAVFTENDARHAPGLDRTPIKSDSIAVAEYPLDSHACRTEQQVGSEREGFFYASQVTRPSQVPYRALLPKDIDNLLVPVPLSSTHVAYGTIRLEPTWLHIGESAGFAAAIAQRRSVPVADIDVEELQSALGEAGVMYSFFNDVDVAETEDEAWIPAVQYLGTKGFFDSYDSDPTSALSVSRAQHWSRATAALRSETETETDPSDWARSSPDETAGMTPITADEFRRLLATELREDVPTSVLPDGIEGGDPLSNGEASIVCYRLLRGKDMASRSKLSANTTD is encoded by the coding sequence ATGACAGCAGACCACTATCCAGTCGTCGTCGGCGGCGGAACAGCGGGCGGTATCGGAGCCGCGGTCCGTGCCGCACGGAACGGCGCAGAAACCCTCCTCGTCACCTACAACCAGCATCTCGGCGGAATGATGGCCGGTGGACTCAGCTACACCGACACGCTCATCAAGAAGCCACGAGCACCGCTGCTCGACGAGTTCTTCTCGACCGTTCGGGAACACTACCGAAGCGAATACGGTCCCGATTCGGAGCAGTACGAGTTCTGCGAGGACGGTTACATCTGCGAACCCCACATCGCCGAGAGCATCTTCGAGGAATTCGTTGCCGACGAACCGAATCTGACGGTTCGACGTGGCTACCGACCGACGGCCGTGACGCGAAACGGGTCGATGCTCGAATCGGTCACGTTCGAATCGTTCGACGACGATTCGACGTTCGAGGTGAGCGGTTCGACGTTCGTCGAAGCGACGTACGAGGGGGACCTCATGGCCGCCGCCGGGACGGCGTACCGCGTTGGGCGGGAATCGCGGGCCGAGTTCAACGAGCAGTTCGCGGGGCGACTGTTCACCGGGATTCGCGGGGACAGATTCTACCCGCGCGCCGCGGTTGGCGACGGAGACGATACGGCTTCGATGGACCGACGCGGGCCGCTCCACGTGCCGACCGACAAGCAGCAGGGACGCCTCGATATCGTTCCCCATCCCGCCGGGCTGACGGAGATATATCCGGGGAGCACCGGCGAGGGCGACGACGCCATTCAGGCCTACAACTACCGGCTCTGTTTGAGCCGGAATCCGGAGACGAGACGGCTCCCCGAGAAACCGGACGAGTACGACCGTGAGGAGTATCTCGAAGAACTGGACGAGATGGTCGAAGCAGGGGTTCGTCGGTATCTGTTGCTCCGGTACCTTCCGAACGACAAGGCCGACATGAACGCCGCCGATTTGCCCGGCGAGAACCACGACTACCCGGATTCGGACTGGGAGCGACGGAACGAAATCGCACGACGGCACAAAAACCACGCGTTGGGACTGCTGTACTTCCTCCAGAACGACGATGCCGTCCCGGAGGAATTGCGTTCTGACGCCCGCGAGTGGGGGCTCGCCACCGACGAGTTCACCGACACCGACAACTTCCCGTGGCAGTTGTACGTTCGGGAAGCACGGCGGTTGGAAGGCAGAGCCGTCTTCACCGAGAACGACGCGAGACACGCGCCGGGACTGGATCGAACGCCGATCAAATCCGATTCGATTGCGGTCGCCGAATATCCGCTGGACTCCCACGCTTGCCGAACGGAACAACAGGTGGGTAGCGAGCGCGAGGGATTCTTCTACGCCTCGCAGGTGACGCGGCCGTCCCAAGTTCCGTACCGGGCGCTGTTGCCCAAGGATATCGACAACCTGCTCGTTCCCGTTCCACTCTCCTCCACGCACGTGGCCTACGGGACGATTCGGCTCGAACCGACGTGGCTCCACATCGGCGAGTCGGCAGGGTTCGCGGCCGCAATCGCCCAACGACGGAGCGTACCGGTCGCCGATATCGACGTCGAAGAACTCCAATCCGCACTCGGCGAGGCGGGAGTCATGTACTCGTTTTTCAACGACGTCGACGTCGCCGAAACCGAGGACGAAGCGTGGATACCCGCAGTGCAGTATCTGGGGACGAAGGGATTCTTCGACTCCTACGATTCGGATCCGACGTCGGCGTTGTCGGTTTCGCGTGCACAACACTGGAGCCGAGCTACGGCCGCACTCCGGTCGGAAACGGAAACCGAAACGGACCCGTCCGATTGGGCACGGAGTTCGCCTGACGAAACGGCGGGGATGACACCGATCACGGCGGACGAATTCCGTCGGTTACTGGCTACCGAACTCCGCGAGGACGTCCCGACTTCCGTTCTCCCCGACGGAATAGAAGGGGGTGACCCCCTGTCGAATGGGGAGGCGAGTATCGTCTGTTATCGGCTCCTGCGCGGTAAGGACATGGCCAGCCGGTCGAAACTGAGTGCGAACACGACCGACTGA
- a CDS encoding glycosyl hydrolase family 18 protein — translation MDHSRRDLLRKVLATPALAYGISGVASAADCSGYSAWQSDTAYTDGDRVVYDDALWEAQWWTQANEPEASDSVWVKVGDCDGSGGGDGGDGGDGGDGGTGNESPTASFTVTPSVPAPGDEVTFDASGSSDSDGTVASYNWDFTNDGTDDASGETVTHTFDAAGTYAVALTVTDDGGASASATTNVSVGAEPTDEFKIIGYYPGWKATPEYDYYPEDVPWDKVTDVQYAFLGVDAENAVPTIMKDRDEQNLEKFKELKSGAAADTRVKISVGGWANSEGFSQIAASANKRATFADRCVEIIQQYNLDGVDIDWEHPGSQQGKCQCGSNEDYVNQIDFLQALRDALDAAGSEDGKRYWLSVANGGSDWNAGGLRHDQIGDVCDYTCIMAYDFTGSWMDSVGQNAPLYGDGHPTDNTQYGETYDTQYYVEYAADTLWGGDLDETGYWPGQWKYPPSPPADHGELVLGLPFYGRGFNGTELYGSYQGLPAGTWDDSESGGADMTGAFDFGDLEENYEGESGWTKQYHDPGAVPYIVNEEEETIISYDDEQSIAEKVQFAKDRGMGGVMFWELAQDWNETLLDTIVANV, via the coding sequence ATGGATCACTCACGACGGGACCTCCTGCGGAAAGTGTTGGCCACCCCTGCCCTCGCGTACGGTATCAGCGGCGTCGCATCGGCCGCGGACTGTAGCGGCTATTCGGCGTGGCAGTCGGATACGGCGTACACGGACGGCGACCGCGTCGTCTACGACGATGCACTCTGGGAAGCCCAGTGGTGGACGCAAGCGAACGAACCCGAGGCGAGCGATTCGGTGTGGGTCAAAGTCGGCGACTGTGACGGCAGCGGCGGTGGCGATGGTGGCGACGGCGGTGACGGCGGCGACGGCGGAACCGGCAACGAATCACCGACCGCCTCGTTTACCGTGACTCCGTCGGTGCCCGCGCCGGGAGACGAAGTCACGTTCGACGCGTCTGGGTCGTCCGATTCCGACGGCACCGTCGCATCCTACAACTGGGACTTCACGAACGACGGCACCGACGATGCGTCGGGCGAAACCGTCACGCACACGTTCGACGCGGCGGGGACCTACGCGGTCGCGCTGACGGTCACCGACGACGGCGGCGCGAGCGCATCGGCGACGACGAACGTTTCCGTCGGCGCCGAACCGACGGACGAGTTCAAGATCATCGGCTACTATCCCGGGTGGAAGGCCACGCCGGAGTACGACTACTACCCCGAGGACGTGCCGTGGGACAAGGTGACCGACGTGCAGTACGCGTTCCTCGGCGTGGACGCCGAGAACGCGGTGCCGACCATCATGAAGGATCGAGACGAGCAGAACCTGGAGAAATTCAAGGAACTCAAGTCGGGAGCGGCGGCCGACACCCGCGTGAAGATATCCGTCGGCGGGTGGGCCAACTCCGAAGGGTTCAGCCAGATAGCGGCGAGTGCGAACAAGCGAGCGACGTTCGCCGACCGCTGTGTGGAGATCATCCAACAGTACAATCTGGACGGCGTGGACATCGACTGGGAACACCCCGGTAGCCAACAGGGCAAGTGCCAGTGCGGCAGCAACGAGGACTACGTCAATCAGATCGACTTCCTACAGGCGCTCCGGGACGCGCTGGACGCGGCCGGAAGCGAGGACGGGAAGCGGTACTGGCTCTCGGTCGCGAACGGCGGTTCGGACTGGAACGCCGGTGGCCTCCGGCACGATCAGATCGGCGACGTCTGTGATTACACGTGCATCATGGCCTACGACTTCACGGGGTCGTGGATGGACTCCGTGGGGCAGAACGCGCCGCTGTACGGTGACGGCCACCCGACCGACAACACCCAGTACGGCGAGACGTACGACACGCAATACTACGTCGAGTACGCCGCGGACACGCTCTGGGGCGGGGACCTCGACGAGACGGGCTACTGGCCCGGTCAGTGGAAGTATCCGCCGTCGCCACCGGCCGACCACGGAGAACTGGTGCTCGGACTACCGTTCTACGGCCGCGGGTTCAACGGTACGGAACTGTACGGCAGTTATCAGGGCCTCCCGGCGGGAACGTGGGACGACTCGGAAAGCGGCGGTGCCGACATGACCGGCGCGTTCGACTTCGGTGATTTGGAGGAGAACTACGAGGGCGAGTCGGGTTGGACGAAGCAGTACCACGACCCCGGCGCGGTCCCGTACATCGTCAACGAAGAGGAGGAGACGATCATCAGCTACGACGACGAGCAGTCCATCGCCGAAAAAGTCCAGTTCGCCAAGGACCGCGGCATGGGGGGCGTGATGTTCTGGGAACTCGCACAGGACTGGAACGAGACGCTCCTCGACACCATCGTGGCGAACGTATAG
- a CDS encoding PKD domain-containing protein gives MKYTRRNVLRDVSALTALGIGASGLAAAADCSGYPDWRSDTSYTDGDRVVYDGALWEAQWWTQANEPEPSDSVWVKVGPCDGSGGGNAAPTASFSTSSSSVSPGESVSFDANGSSDSDGSIASYDWTFGDGTTASGQTTTHSYGSAGKLHRHADRDRRRRGDRVGQQYRLGWRFGRRRHHKGRRRVRPRTRGRGATSSGIRPARTPTASSCRSSATGRPATA, from the coding sequence ATGAAATACACACGACGCAACGTACTACGCGACGTATCGGCACTGACAGCACTGGGAATCGGCGCGAGCGGTCTCGCGGCGGCGGCGGACTGCAGCGGTTATCCGGACTGGCGCTCGGACACCTCGTACACGGACGGCGACCGCGTCGTCTACGACGGGGCGCTCTGGGAAGCCCAGTGGTGGACGCAAGCCAACGAACCGGAACCGAGCGATTCGGTCTGGGTGAAGGTCGGACCCTGCGACGGGAGCGGCGGCGGCAATGCGGCCCCGACCGCCTCGTTCAGCACCTCGTCATCGTCCGTCTCGCCGGGCGAGTCGGTGAGCTTCGACGCCAACGGCTCCTCGGATTCCGACGGCAGCATCGCGTCCTACGATTGGACGTTCGGCGACGGCACCACCGCGAGCGGACAGACCACCACACACAGCTACGGCAGCGCCGGTAAGCTACACCGTCACGCTGACCGTGACCGACGACGCCGGGGCGACCGGGTCGGCCAGCAGTACCGTCTCGGTTGGCGATTCGGGCGGCGGCGGCACCACAAAGGACGACGACGCGTTCGACCCCGTACGAGGGGACGTGGGGCGACGTCGTCGGGGATACGACCGGCGCGAACACCGACCGCATCGTCGTGTCGTTCCTCGGCGACGGGACGTCCGGCGACGGCGTGA